The Hydrogenothermus marinus DNA window ATATCTAAAAAGTTTTCTTCTTGCAAGCTTTCTAATACTTTTGAAACTTGATTTGTTGTTGGTACTAAGAATCCTACGTTTGCTCCATTTTTTAATGAATTTTTTATATTTTTAATATATAGCCAAGGCTCTCTAACATCTATAAATCCTGCATCAAAAAAGTTTTCAGGTAAAGGTTCTTCTAAGGATTTATGTTGTATTTCTACATATTTTTCTAAATTTGCAAGCTGAAGATTTTTATAAGCTTGCTGTATATATTTTTCTTCTTTTTCAAATGAGTAAATCTTACCATTTGGTTTAACTGCGTTTGCCATAACTATTGTAAGCCCTGCACTTCCTATTCCACTTTCTAAAACTTTCATTCCATCTGTAATTCCAAGTTTTAAAGTGATAAATGCTGAATCCTTAGGATAAATAATCTGTGTATTTCTTTTTATTCCATACAGTATAATCTCAAAAAGTGAAGGTTTTAAAATTAAAAACTGCTCTCCTTTATGGGTTTCAATAATTTCCCCATATTTTTTACCAATAAGCTGGTTTAAATCTATATTTCCTTTGTGGGTGGAAAATATTTTATCTTTTTCTACTTTTATGAAAAATTTATTTTTTTTAGACCTTAGATATACTGTATCTCCTTCTTTTACTATCAAATTTTAACCTCTTTTTTTATAAAATCTATATGTAAAATAAAAAAATATTGAAAATATTAATATTAAAAGTCCCCATAAAGTTAAATCAAGCTTGTCCACTTTTTTCCTCTTTAATTTTTTTAAGATATATCATTATTGCTGTTATTGCTGCTGGTGTAATTCCTTCAAGTCTTGCCGCATGTCCAAGGGTAATAGGTCTTGCTTTTTCAAGTTTTTGGACTACTTCTTTTGTAAGTCCTGCAATTTTGGAATAATCTATA harbors:
- a CDS encoding tRNA (adenine-N1)-methyltransferase, which produces MIVKEGDTVYLRSKKNKFFIKVEKDKIFSTHKGNIDLNQLIGKKYGEIIETHKGEQFLILKPSLFEIILYGIKRNTQIIYPKDSAFITLKLGITDGMKVLESGIGSAGLTIVMANAVKPNGKIYSFEKEEKYIQQAYKNLQLANLEKYVEIQHKSLEEPLPENFFDAGFIDVREPWLYIKNIKNSLKNGANVGFLVPTTNQVSKVLESLQEENFLDIEVVELLERHYKPVPDRLRPEDRMVAHTGYLIFAKKGI